The following coding sequences lie in one Cyanobacterium stanieri LEGE 03274 genomic window:
- a CDS encoding pentapeptide repeat-containing protein: MEWNQWRKENPDVIPNLSGVDLTKRDLKNINLSWAILSDTNLAGVNLNQANCSNANFEGANLSEAIIRKSNFSKANMTNVTLVKSNIKDTDFSNANLKNADLTKAKLIECYFIKSHLKLATFTEANLSNSYFTQGNLEDADLMGCNLNNVDLSNVNASGANFTKADLTGITIEEWIISKATKLDQVYCKYFYDELRQKIGNDTSKLINFEILMNESNKSNISNLDNRVSGYDDTPALLNRNISYINKKADEVDFKQKYLNSSIKRLQNRWKNSRDSFVVNE, from the coding sequence TTGGAGTGGAATCAATGGAGAAAAGAAAATCCTGATGTGATTCCAAATTTGAGTGGAGTTGATTTAACAAAAAGAGATTTAAAGAATATCAATCTTAGTTGGGCAATATTATCTGATACAAATTTGGCGGGAGTTAATTTAAATCAAGCTAATTGTAGTAATGCTAATTTTGAGGGGGCTAATTTAAGTGAAGCTATTATCCGCAAAAGTAATTTTAGCAAAGCAAATATGACTAATGTAACTTTAGTCAAAAGCAATATTAAGGACACAGATTTTAGTAATGCAAACTTAAAGAATGCAGACTTAACGAAAGCTAAATTAATCGAATGTTATTTCATTAAAAGCCATTTAAAACTAGCTACTTTCACAGAAGCTAATTTGAGTAACTCCTATTTCACCCAAGGAAATTTAGAAGATGCAGATTTGATGGGTTGCAATTTAAATAACGTTGATTTGAGTAATGTCAATGCGTCGGGGGCAAATTTTACAAAAGCTGATTTGACGGGAATAACTATCGAGGAGTGGATAATCAGCAAAGCAACAAAACTTGATCAAGTTTATTGTAAGTATTTTTATGATGAATTACGGCAGAAGATAGGCAATGATACCTCTAAATTAATTAATTTTGAGATTTTAATGAATGAAAGCAATAAGAGTAATATAAGTAACTTAGATAATAGAGTTTCTGGCTATGATGATACTCCTGCACTATTAAACAGAAATATATCTTACATCAACAAAAAAGCTGATGAGGTGGATTTTAAACAAAAATATCTAAATTCTTCCATTAAAAGATTACAAAATAGATGGAAAAATTCTCGTGATTCATTCGTTGTCAATGAATAG
- a CDS encoding MFS transporter has translation MLKKKLVNKPKNLNTFLTLWVGITLSTIGTQMTNFAITLWAWEATEKATPLALIIFFVQAPRIIASLFAGVIVDSFNRKYLMMLGDTVAGISTMAILTLLLTDNLQIWHLYCTGAVNGLFSYFQDLAFSTSMAMIVPKKDYARATVMEDYLTYSAGEILAPFLATFFYYQQGLSSILIIDLLTFFIAIFTVIIVKIPQPTHNFNCQENLRDKLTFGFRYIFNNSSLLALLIFLLITNFVSNIAWGIFPAMILARTNNSGTILAMIQGAMGMGGVVGGISLTLWRGFRNRVKGLLLGNFLTEFNSILIGIFQIPSFWMVSAFLMSFFAPLVGSCNQSIWLSKVEPSIQGRVFASRYFIAQIMSPVGLLISGFLADNVFEKYFNSGSIFNFIFGAGEGSGMALQYSLFSFLGVVISLIAFRIRVLNDLENRLIDIND, from the coding sequence ATGCTGAAAAAAAAACTAGTAAATAAACCTAAAAATCTCAACACATTTTTAACATTATGGGTAGGCATTACCCTCTCAACCATTGGCACACAAATGACCAATTTTGCCATCACCCTATGGGCATGGGAAGCCACCGAAAAAGCTACCCCTTTAGCACTAATTATCTTCTTTGTACAAGCACCAAGGATTATCGCTTCTTTATTTGCAGGGGTAATCGTAGATAGTTTTAACCGTAAATATTTGATGATGTTGGGGGATACCGTTGCAGGAATTTCCACCATGGCAATTTTAACCTTATTACTCACTGATAATTTACAAATTTGGCATTTATATTGTACAGGCGCAGTTAACGGATTATTTAGCTACTTTCAAGACTTAGCTTTTTCCACATCCATGGCGATGATTGTACCAAAAAAAGATTATGCTAGAGCCACAGTAATGGAAGATTATTTAACCTATTCTGCAGGAGAAATATTAGCCCCTTTTTTAGCAACCTTTTTTTATTATCAACAGGGGTTAAGTAGCATTTTAATTATTGATTTATTAACCTTTTTTATTGCTATTTTCACAGTTATCATTGTTAAGATACCCCAACCAACTCACAACTTTAATTGTCAGGAAAACTTAAGAGATAAATTAACTTTTGGTTTTCGCTATATTTTCAACAATTCTAGTTTACTAGCTTTACTTATTTTCCTATTAATCACTAATTTCGTCAGTAACATTGCTTGGGGTATATTTCCTGCTATGATTTTAGCTCGAACTAACAACTCAGGAACTATATTAGCTATGATTCAAGGGGCTATGGGCATGGGTGGAGTAGTGGGGGGAATCAGTTTAACTCTGTGGAGAGGATTTAGAAATCGAGTAAAAGGATTGTTATTAGGTAATTTTTTGACAGAATTTAACAGTATTTTAATTGGTATATTTCAAATTCCTTCTTTCTGGATGGTATCAGCTTTTTTAATGTCTTTTTTTGCTCCTTTGGTTGGTAGTTGTAATCAATCAATTTGGCTTTCTAAGGTTGAGCCTTCTATTCAAGGAAGGGTATTTGCATCCCGTTATTTTATAGCTCAGATAATGTCTCCTGTGGGTTTATTAATTTCGGGATTTTTAGCGGATAATGTTTTCGAGAAGTATTTTAATAGTGGCTCAATTTTTAACTTTATTTTTGGTGCTGGTGAGGGAAGTGGTATGGCTTTACAATATAGTTTATTTTCTTTTTTGGGAGTAGTTATTAGTTTAATTGCTTTCCGCATTCGAGTGTTAAATGACTTAGAAAATAGATTAATTGATATTAACGATTAA
- a CDS encoding DUF1636 domain-containing protein yields MKKEKLFICKSCQISPEIEKIEGKTGGYYLYENLIKEAEQSSIEIIKSGCLWTCNQPCAVSFLANNKYTYHFVNIPPLQEEYYQALLEFGELYTESENGYILPAKVPEILKEKLLVRVPAVDTYAEKKTSK; encoded by the coding sequence ATGAAAAAAGAAAAATTATTTATCTGTAAATCCTGCCAAATATCCCCTGAAATAGAAAAAATAGAAGGGAAAACAGGGGGATATTATCTTTATGAAAACCTCATCAAAGAAGCAGAACAATCATCCATAGAAATTATAAAAAGTGGCTGTTTATGGACGTGTAACCAACCCTGTGCAGTATCATTTTTAGCTAATAACAAATATACCTATCATTTTGTCAATATTCCCCCATTGCAAGAAGAATATTATCAAGCCTTATTAGAATTTGGAGAACTATATACAGAAAGCGAAAACGGCTATATCTTACCCGCAAAAGTACCCGAAATTTTAAAAGAAAAACTTCTCGTCAGAGTACCCGCAGTAGATACCTATGCTGAAAAAAAAACTAGTAAATAA
- a CDS encoding ABC transporter substrate-binding protein, with product MTKKYIFLIIVSFFFLGCQNQNIDNNLESFSKNNCQQVEHSEGITCIPENWESLVSVDFVTAENAIALGIKPMGVPFSGLTVHLEEQLTEVTDIGLSGEPNLERILELQPDLIVGTDYQATIYPQLSQIAPTVLINFAHSGQWKAVFKEFSEVIGKKEVGEQVMAEYDRRIADFKEKMGDRLQDTEISIVRIYPDNINLYLRDSFPGTIIADAGLQRPESQDIGAEEAQKIAGNPIQRSISKEALSQADGDVIFIWTGENDPEINAELQEKLDELQQDPLWQNLKAVKNGRVYQVPSYWIGSGAIAANLVLDDLFKYLIPEETN from the coding sequence ATGACTAAAAAATATATCTTTTTAATAATTGTAAGTTTCTTCTTTTTAGGTTGTCAAAATCAAAATATTGATAATAATTTAGAGTCTTTTTCTAAGAATAATTGTCAGCAAGTGGAACATTCTGAGGGGATTACTTGTATTCCTGAAAACTGGGAAAGTTTGGTATCTGTTGATTTTGTGACGGCAGAAAATGCGATCGCCCTTGGAATTAAGCCCATGGGAGTTCCTTTTTCGGGTTTAACAGTCCATTTAGAGGAACAATTGACGGAGGTTACAGACATAGGGCTTTCGGGAGAGCCTAATTTAGAGAGGATTTTAGAATTACAACCTGATTTAATTGTGGGTACGGACTATCAAGCCACTATCTATCCCCAATTATCTCAAATTGCCCCTACAGTGCTAATTAATTTTGCCCACAGCGGTCAATGGAAAGCTGTATTTAAAGAGTTTAGCGAGGTAATCGGCAAAAAAGAGGTGGGGGAACAAGTAATGGCAGAATATGACCGAAGAATAGCAGATTTTAAAGAAAAAATGGGCGATCGCCTCCAGGATACCGAAATATCTATTGTCAGGATTTACCCCGACAATATCAACCTTTATCTACGGGATTCCTTTCCCGGCACCATCATCGCCGATGCAGGATTACAACGCCCCGAAAGTCAGGATATTGGGGCAGAAGAAGCCCAAAAAATAGCAGGAAATCCCATTCAAAGGAGCATTAGCAAGGAAGCATTAAGCCAAGCCGATGGGGATGTCATTTTTATTTGGACTGGAGAAAATGACCCCGAAATCAATGCCGAATTACAAGAGAAATTAGACGAGTTACAGCAAGATCCCCTCTGGCAAAATCTCAAAGCCGTGAAAAATGGTCGAGTTTATCAAGTGCCTAGTTATTGGATTGGTTCAGGGGCGATCGCCGCTAACCTAGTTTTAGACGATTTATTTAAGTATTTAATACCCGAAGAAACTAACTAA